The following are encoded in a window of Numida meleagris isolate 19003 breed g44 Domestic line chromosome 9, NumMel1.0, whole genome shotgun sequence genomic DNA:
- the FURIN gene encoding furin, which translates to MDLRPCSLLLLWTLVVALALLAREVLAQRVYTNTWAVLVPAGPLEANRLARKHGFLNLGPIFGDYYHFQHRGVVKRSLSPHQPWHSRLAREPQVHWLEQQVAKRRTKRDIFMEPTDPKFPQQWYLYNTNQRDLNVRQAWEQGYTGKGIVVSILDDGIEKNHPDLEANYDPGASFDVNDQDPDPQPRYTQMNDNRHGTRCAGEVAAVANNGICGVGVAYNARIGGVRMLDGEVTDAVEAHSLGLNPNHIHIYSASWGPEDDGKTVDGPARLAEEAFFRGVSQGRGGLGSIFVWASGNGGREHDSCNCDGYTNSIYTLSISSTTQYGNVPWYSEACSSTLATTYSSGNQNEKQIVTTDLRQKCTESHTGTSASAPLAAGIIALALEANKNLTWRDMQHLVVQTSKPAHLNANDWVTNGVGRKVSHSYGYGLLDAGAMVSLARNWITVGPQRKCVIDILTEPKDIGKRLEVRRKVDACLGKANYISRLEHAQARLTLSYNRRGDLAIHLVSPMGTRSTLLAARPHDYSADGFNDWAFMTTHSWDEDPSGEWRLEIENTSDANNYGTLTKFTLVLYGTATDPPGLSNQLESSGCKTLTPSQTCVVCEEGYYLHQKSCLKRCPPGFAPGVQSTHYTLENSVEPITPQLCLPCHPSCATCTGPGPNQCLTCPAHSHFSSLDLSCSHQTQSSRASPALVESEGQPEAPPPANPLVLIASLSCVLIVVIFITVFLVLQVRSGFSLRGVKVYALDSGIISYKGLPSDIWQEEGPSESDIEECEVHNERTAFIRDQSAL; encoded by the exons ATTTTCGGTGACTATTACCACTTCCAGCACCGTGGCGTGGTGAAGCGCTCCCTTTCACCCCACCAGCCCTGGCACAGCCGTTTGGCACGGGAGCCGCAG GTGCATTGGCTTGAGCAGCAGGTGGCAAAGCGCAGGACCAAGCGAGACATTTTCATGGAGCCCACGGACCCCAAGTTCCCGCAGCAGTGGTACTTG TACAACACAAACCAGCGGGACCTGAATGTGCGTCAGGCCTGGGAGCAGGGTTACACGGGCAAGGGCATTGTGGTTTCCATCCTGGATGATGGCATTGAGAAGAACCACCCTGACCTGGAGGCCAACTAT GATCCAGGGGCAAGCTTTGATGTCAACGACCAGGACCCAGACCCACAGCCCCGTTACACACAGATGAACGACAACAG GCATGGCACTCGGTGCGCTGGGGAAGTTGCTGCTGTAGCAAACAATGGGATCTGTGGCGTCGGCGTGGCTTACAATGCCCGGATTGGAG GCGTGCGCATGCTGGATGGGGAGGTGACGGATGCTGTGGAGGCCCATTCCCTGGGCCTCAATCCCAACCACATCCACATCTACAGTGCCAGCTGGGGCCCTGAGGACGATGGCAAGACGGTGGACGGCCCAGCCCGGCTGGCGGAGGAGGCCTTCTTCCGAGGGGTCAGCCAG GGACGCGGGGGGCTGGGCTCCATCTTCGTCTGGGCATCCGGAAATGGGGGCCGTGAGCACGACAGCTGCAACTGCGACGGTTACACCAACAGCATCTACACACTGTCCATCAGCAGCACCACGCAGTACGGCAACGTGCCCTGGTACAGCGAGGCCTGCTCCTCCACCCTCGCCACCACCTACAGTAGTGGCAACCAGAATGAGAAGCAGATA GTAACAACTGACCTGAGACAGAAGTGCACTGAATCGCACACAGGGACATCGGCCTCAGCACCTCTTGCTGCTGGGATCATTGCTCTTGCCCTGGAAGCAAA CAAGAACCTAACCTGGCGGGACATGCAGCACCTGGTGGTGCAGACCTCGAAGCCGGCACACCTCAATGCCAATGACTGGGTCACCAACGGCGTCGGCCGCAAAG TCAGCCACTCCTACGGCTACGGCCTTCTGGACGCCGGGGCCATGGTAAGCCTGGCCAGGAACTGGATCACAGTGGGACCTCAGAGGAAATGTGTCATCGACATCCTCACGGAGCCCAA GGACATCGGGAAGCGCCTGGAGGTGCGGCGGAAGGTTGACGCCTGCCTGGGGAAGGCCAACTACATCAGCCGGCTGGAGCATGCACAGGCACGGCTGACGCTGTCCTACAACCGGCGGGGGGACTTGGCCATCCACCTCGTCAGCCCCATGGGCACCCGCTCCACCCTCCTGGCTGCCAG ACCCCACGACTACTCAGCTGATGGCTTCAATGACTGGGCCTTCATGACGACACACTCGTGGGACGAGGACCCCTCTGGGGAGTGGCGGCTGGAGATTGAGAACACTAGTGATGCCAACAACTACG GCACGCTGACCAAGTTCACGCTGGTGCTGTACGGGACGGCCACTGACCCCCCTGGACTCTCCAACCAGCTGGAGAGCAGCGGCTGCAAGACCCTGACCCCCAGCCAGACCTGCGTGG tcTGTGAGGAGGGGTACTACCTGCACCAGAAGAGCTGTCTGAAGCGCTGCCCCCCCGGCTTTGCACCTGGCGTGCAGAGCACACACTACACCCTGGAGAACAGCGTGGAGCCCATCAcaccccagctctgcctgccctgccacCCCTCCTGCGCCACCTGCACGGGGCCCGGCCCCAACCAGTGCCTGACCTGCCCCGCGCACTCCCACTTCAGCAGCCTGGACCTCTCCTGCTCCCACCAGACACAGAGCAGCCGTGCATCCCCCGCCCTGGTGGAGAGCGAGGGGCAGCCTGAGGCCCCCCCTCCAGCCAACCCCCTCGTCCTCATCGCCAGCCTCAGCTGCGTCCTCATCGTCGTCATCTTCATCACCGTCTTCCTGGTGCTGCAAGTGCGCTCTGGGTTCAGCCTGCGGGGTGTGAAGGTCTACGCCCTGGACAGCGGCATCATCTCCTACAAGGGGCTGCCCTCCGACATCTGGCAGGAGGAGGGCCCTTCTGAGTCGGACATTGAGGAGTGCGAAGTGCACAACGAGAGGACTGCCTTCATCAGAGACCAAAGTGCCCTTTGA